The genomic region ACCCCATTTTAAAATTAAAAAATATTATTATACAAAATAAATGGGAAACCATGGAAAATCTGAACACTATAGAAAATGAAGTAAAAAAAGAAGTAGAATCTTGTGTAGAATTTGCAGAGAAATCGGATACGCCTTCTTTAGAAGAAATGTATAATGTTGTTTACAACGAAACAAATTATCCTTTCTTAGAAAAGTTATACCACCATCGTAATGATCAAAAAAAAACTTTAGAATAATGGCAGAAATAATATCTATGCCCCAATTAAGTGACACAATGGAAGAGGGGACTGTAATCAAATGGAATAAAAAAATAGGAGATAAAGTTTCTGAAGGTGATATTTTAGCTGAAATAGAAACAGATAAAGCAACTCAAGATTTTGAAATAGATATCAGTGGAGTTTTACTTTTTATTGGGGTGAAAGAAGGGGAAAAAACACGTGTGAATGATATCTTAGCGATTATAGGAGAAGAAGGAGAAGATATCAGTCATCTCATTTCAAAATCAAAAAAAGATAAAAAATATCAAAAAAATAAACAGGATAGGATATTTATTTCTCCTTTGGCAAAAAATATGGCTAAAAATATAGGAATTTCTATAAGTAATATCAAGGGAAGTGGAGAATATGGGAGAATCGTAAAAAGAGATATTGAATACTATGAAAAAACAAAATTAAAGGAAGTTAATCAAAAAAAAATTGCTCATTCTTCTATGAGAAGAAAAATAGCAAAACATTTAACTTTTTCTAAATTATCTGCTCCCCATTATTATTTATTTAGTGAAATCAATGTGGATAAATTGATTGAATTCAGAAAAAATTTAAACGATAAACTTTCTTTGGAAGAAAAGATATCATTTAATGATATTATTATAAAAGCAGCAGCTCAGTCTTTGAAGAAACATCCTGATATGAATGTATCTTGGAACGAAGAAGAAGTTCTACTTCATTCGCAGATTCATATTGGAGTAGCTGTAGCAGTCAAAGATGGATTAATAGTACCAGTTATTAAAAATGCAGATAAAAAATCACTATTACAAATATCCAAAGAAATCAAAGATAAAGTATTACGTTCAAAATCAAAAAAGATACAACCAGAAGAAATAGAAAACAGTA from Blattabacterium cuenoti harbors:
- a CDS encoding dihydrolipoamide acetyltransferase family protein, whose product is MAEIISMPQLSDTMEEGTVIKWNKKIGDKVSEGDILAEIETDKATQDFEIDISGVLLFIGVKEGEKTRVNDILAIIGEEGEDISHLISKSKKDKKYQKNKQDRIFISPLAKNMAKNIGISISNIKGSGEYGRIVKRDIEYYEKTKLKEVNQKKIAHSSMRRKIAKHLTFSKLSAPHYYLFSEINVDKLIEFRKNLNDKLSLEEKISFNDIIIKAAAQSLKKHPDMNVSWNEEEVLLHSQIHIGVAVAVKDGLIVPVIKNADKKSLLQISKEIKDKVLRSKSKKIQPEEIENSTFTVSNLGMYGIESFTSIINIPNSSILSVGSIMKRPIIKNSKIEIGSVMKITLSCDHRIIDGAIGSSYIHSFRNFLEDPITILF